In Pyrus communis chromosome 8, drPyrComm1.1, whole genome shotgun sequence, one genomic interval encodes:
- the LOC137742238 gene encoding DNA (cytosine-5)-methyltransferase CMT3-like, with amino-acid sequence MACKRKSKAGTSSGSPPKSKRPRQTKKARVEEEVATSVEKATSPPKSKKTRQTKKKRVEEEVATSVEKSTSPLKSKSPRLTRSARVEEEVATSVEKAACPPKSKNTRQTRKTRVEEEVATSVEKAASPLKSKKTRQTKEGGVEEEVAASVEKSTCSPKSKKPRQTKNARVEEEVATSVEIAASPMKLKNPRQTNKATVEEEAAMSVEKAASPLRKPVTQEVAAADEDGEESRFIGKSMEDEEARKQYPKRYAGEKPKRNGQNNSNDDEDIIQARCHYTKALVDGITYDLYDDAHVQGETKEEPFICKIVEMFEAIGGLLYFTAQWYYRSRDTVIKHCATVACERVFFSDVRDDNPLDCLVEKLHIVRLTLNVDQDVKSKSIPVCNYYCDTKYLLPYSTFVNLPTENMQSGSDDSTISVEDDVCLDSEVDSKLSNGLCAKSEVRLLDLYSGCGAMSTGLCLGAHLANVNLVTRWAVDYNEYACKSLEQNHPETEVRNEAAEDFLTMLKEWRKLCMCLKLVETDNLEEDVEKSMLEFFRREDDEEEDEEEEEEEDVSGNENDDSEVFEVDCVVGVCFGDPKKNEKKGIYFKIHWKGYGPEEDTWEPMNELEHCKKAIKGFITEGYRLKKLPLPGDVDVVCGGPPCQGVSGFNRFRNTESPLADEKNQQLEVYMDIVQYLKPKFVLMENVVDILKFADGFLGRYALGRLVDMNYQARMGMMAAGAYGLPQFRMRVFLWGARPTEILPQYPLPTHDVISRGVIPTQFEGNAVAYDEGQKTQLAKSLYLEDAISDLPAVENNEERNEMPYGGPPKTEFQRLIRLSKEYLMGTSRDKSLQKVLYDHRPLQLNPDDYARVCEVPKRKGACFRDFPGVRVRGDNKVEWDPEVPRVYLASGKPLVPDYAMSFVKGSSSKPFARLWWDETVPTVVTRAEPHNQAIMHPEQDRVLTIRENARLQGFPDFYRLSGPVKERYMQVGNAVAVPVARALGYALGLALRRSAGADPVFILPESFPNIQDQVHSVSSEEAD; translated from the exons ATGGCGTGCAAGCGGAAGTCGAAGGCCGGAACCTCTTCAGGTTCTCCGCCGAAATCGAAGAGGCCAAGGCAAACCAAGAAGGCCAGAGTTGAGGAGGAGGTAGCCACAAGTGTGGAAAAAGCTACTTCTCCGCCGAAATCGAAGAAGACCAGGCAAACCAAGAAGAAGAGAGTTGAAGAGGAGGTAGCAACGAGTGTGGAAAAATCTACTTCTCCGCTGAAATCGAAGAGCCCGAGGCTAACCAGGAGTGCGAGAGTTGAGGAGGAGGTTGCAACGAGTGTGGAAAAAGCTGCTTGTCCTCCGAAATCAAAGAACACGAGGCAAACCAGGAAGACAAGAGTTGAAGAGGAGGTAGCTACGAGTGTTGAAAAAGCTGCTTCTCCGCTGAAATCAAAGAAGACGAGGCAAACCAAGGAGGGAGGAGTTGAAGAGGAGGTAGCGGCGAGTGTGGAAAAATCTACTTGTTCTCCAAAATCGAAGAAGCCGAGGCAAACAAAAAATGCGAGAGTTGAAGAGGAGGTAGCGACGAGTGTGGAAATAGCTGCTTCTCCGATGAAATTGAAGAATCCGAGGCAAACCAATAAGGCGACAGTTGAAGAGGAGGCAGCAATGAGTGTGGAAAAAGCTGCTTCTCCACTGAGGAAGCCAGTGACTCAGGAGGTAGCTGCGGCTGATGAAGACGGAGAGGAATCAAGGTTTATTGGCAAATCGATGGAAGATGAGGAGGCTCGTAAGCAATACCCCAAGCGATATGCGGGAGAG AAGCCAAAGAGGAATGGGCAAAACAACTCCAACGA TGATGAAGATATCATTCAAGCTCGTTGTCACTACACAAAGGCGTTGGTGGATGGAATCACTTATGATCTCTATGATGATGCCCATGTGCAA gGAGAGACAAAAGAAGAACCCTTCATTTGTAAAATTGTGGAAATGTTTGAGGCAATTGGTGGGCTATTATATTTTACTGCACAATGGTACTACAGATCACGAGACACT GTCATAAAGCACTGTGCTACTGTTGCTTGTGAGCGTGTATTCTTTTCAGATGTCCGAGATGACAACCCTCTGGATTGTCTTGTTGAAAAACTTCATATTGTTAGGCTGACACTAAAT GTTGATCAAGATGTGAAGAGTAAATCAATTCCAGTGTGCAATTACTATTGCGACACCAAGTATTTACTACCATATTCTACTTTTGTCAATCTGCCAACAG AAAATATGCAGTCTGGAAGTGATGACTCAACTATCTCTGTTGAGGATGATGTTTGTTTGGATAGTGAGGTTGATTCAAAGCTGTCAAATGGACTGTGTGCCAAATCAGAAGTAAGGCTCCTGGACCTATATTCTGGTTGTGGAGCGATGTCTACTGGCCTGTGCCTTGGTGCACATTTGGCCAATGTCAATCTTGTTACA AGATGGGCTGTTGACTACAATGAATACGCTTGTAAGAGTCTAGAACAAAACCATCCAGAGACAGAG GTTCGAAATGAAGCTGCTGAAGATTTTCTCACAATGCTCAAGGAATGGAGAAAATTGTGCATGTGCTTAAAGTTGGTTGAGACTGACAATTTAGAGGAGGATGTAGAGAAGAGTATGCTTGAATTCTTTAGAAGggaagatgatgaagaggaagatgaggaagaagaagaggaagaagatgttAGTGGAAATGAGAATGATGATTCTGAAGTTTTTGAAGTTGATTGCGTAGTAGGAGTATGTTTTggtgacccaaaaaaaaatgaaaagaagggAATATACTTTAAG ATTCATTGGAAGGGCTACGGGCCTGAGGAAGACACCTGGGAGCCAATGAATGAATTGGA GCATTGTAAGAAGGCTATCAAAGGCTTTATTACTGAAGGTTACAGATTGAAAAAATTGCCTTTACCT GGTGATGTTGATGTGGTGTGTGGGGGACCCCCTTGCCAAGGAGTAAGTGGTTTCAACAGGTTTAGGAACACAGAAAGTCCATTAGCCGATGAGAAAAACCAACAGTTAGAGGTGTACATGGACATAGTTCAGTACCTTAAGCCAAAGTTTGTTTTGATGGAAAATGTTGTCGATATTTTAAAATTTGCCGATGGATTCCTTGGACGATATGCCTTGGGACGCCTTGTAGATATGAACTATCAGGCGAGGATGGGAATGATGGCAGCTGGTGCCTATGGGCTTCCACAGTTCCGTATGCGAGTTTTTTTGTGGGGGGCCCGTCCTACTGAG ATCTTGCCCCAGTACCCTCTTCCTACACATGATGTTATTTCAAGGGGTGTTATTCCTACACAATTTGAG GGTAATGCTGTTGCTTATGATGAAGGTCAGAAGACTCAACTAGCAAAAAGTCTTTATTTGGAGGATGCGATTTCCGATCTGCCTGCT GTTGAAAATaatgaagaaagaaatgagatgccataTGGGGGCCCACCTAAGACAGAGTTTCAGAGGCTTATACGACTAAGCAAAGAAT ACCTAATGGGGACTTCTAGGGACAAGTCTTTACAAAAGGTTCTTTATGATCATCGCCCTCTGCAGTTGAATCCTGATGATTATGCACGTGTTTGTGAAGTTCCCAAGAGAAAG GGTGCATGCTTCAGAGATTTTCCAGGTGTTCGTGTGCGCGGTGATAACAAGGTTGAGTGGGATCCGGAAGTACCCAGGGTGTATTTGGCTTCTGGGAAACCATTG GTCCCAGATTATGCTATGAGTTTCGTGAAGGGGTCTTCATCAAA ACCTTTTGCCCGCTTGTGGTGGGACGAAACTGTGCCAACAGTTGTGACAAGAGCTGAACCACATAACCAG GCAATTATGCATCCCGAGCAAGATAGGGTGCTGACAATTCGTGAGAATGCCAGGCTACAGGGCTTTCCAGATTTTTACAGGCTCAGCGGGCCAGTAAAAGAAAG GTACATGCAAGTTGGAAATGCTGTCGCTGTTCCGGTTGCGCGTGCACTGGGCTATGCATTAGGTCTTGCTCTTAGACGTTCTGCTGGTGCTGATCCCGTGTTCATATTGCCTGAAAGTTTCCCAAACATTCAGGATCAGGTTCATTCGGTGTCATCTGAAGAAGCAGATTGA